The region GGAGTTGGAGGTTATGCAGGAATCAACGTAAAATCAAAACAGATTTTAAAATATGAAGAAGAAGATTTGAAATATAAAACGAGAATAAAAGGCGATTACAATGTAAACAATTTTGTTTATGGTCTGAGTTCGTATATCGGCTACAGAGAATTGAGTTTATATTTTAAATACGATTTAAACCCATTGTTTCAGGATAATTTAATCAAAGAGAATAACATATCGTTAGGACTTCGAGTAGATTTAAACTAAAGGATTGGTCGTTTAGTTAGTGAAAAAAAGCATCTCATACAAGATGCTTTTTTGTTTCAAAAAAGCAGCAAAATTCCAACAAGATTTGCGTATTTTTGCAAGCTCTCAACTTTTAAAATTTAATACACTTTGATTTCACAAAAGACCATTGATACTGTTTTTGAAACCGCTCGAGTAGAGGAGGTTATCGGCGATTTTGTGAATTTAAAACGCGCAGGAAGTAATTTCAAAGGACTGAGTCCGTTCTCAGATGAGCGTTCTCCGTCGTTTATGGTTTCGCCTGCAAAAGGAATCTGGAAAGATTTTAGTACAGGAAAAGGAGGGAATTCCGTTAAATTCTTAATGGAACATTCGCAATTTACGTATCCGGAAGCCATTCGCTATCTAGCCCGAAAGTACAATATCGAAATTGAAGAAACAGAGCAGACAGATGCAGAAAAAGCGATGACAGATGTCCGTGAAAGTATGTATCTGGTTTCTGAATTTGCGGCTAAATATTTTCACGACGTACTCCTAAATAGTGAAGAAGGAAAAGCCATTGGATACTCTTATTTTAAAGAAAGAGGATTCACAAACGAAACAATCAAAAAGTTCAATTTAGGATATTCTCCGGAAACCTGGGACGCTTTGACGAAAGAAGCCCTTGGAAAAGGATATAAATTAGAGTTTTTAGAAAGTACAGGTTTAACCATTCCAAGAGAAGACCGCCCGTTTGACCGATTTAAAGGACGTGTGATGTTTCCAATTCAAAGTATGTCGGGGCGTGTTTTAGGCTTTGGAGGACGTATTTTAACGAATGATAAAAAAGCAGCCAAATATCTGAATTCGCCTGAAAGCGAAATTTACCATAAGAGTAAAGTGCTTTACGGAATTTATCACGCTAAACAATCTATTGCCAAACAAAATAACTGTTATTTGGTAGAAGGTTATACCGATGTGATTCAGTTTAATCAGGCAGGAATTGAAAATGTTGTGGCTTCATCCGGAACGGCTTTAACGCCGGACCAGATTCGTTTGATCAATCGTCTGACCAGAAATATAACCGTTCTTTTTGACGGAGATGCCGCGGGTTTAAGAGCTGCAATTCGAGGGATTGATTTGATTTTGGAAGAAGGGATGAACGTTCGTGTTTGTTCTTTCCCCGAAGGTGAAGATCCGGATAGTTTCGCTCGAAAAAATTCACATGAAGCATTAGTCTCTTATTTAGAAAACAATAGCAAAGACTTTATACAGTTTAAAGCTTCTATTTTGATGGATGAAGCGAAAAACGATCCCATCAAAAAAGCTGACCTGATTCGTGATATGGTATCGAGTATTTCGAAAATACCGGACCGTATTCAGCGTGAAGTTTATATTCAGGAATGTGCCCGAATTATGGATATTTCGGAGCAGGTTTTAGTAAGTACACTGGCACAGCTGATTCAAAAAGATCTTGCTGATGCAAACAAAAAACAAAAGCAGGAACAAAAACCTTTTGAAGTTCATAGAAACCAACCTCCAAATGCAGGGACATTTTCAGGAGGAGATCCTGAAGATCCAAGAACAGGACCACCTGAAGGTTATGATTATCCGGGAGATCCGGGATATTATCCGCAAGAACAAAATCAAAAAATAGATATTTTGTATGGTTTCGAAAGGAAAGTCATTGAGGTTTTACTTTTGTATGGAAGTGTGGTAGAAGATTTTGAAGATGTTTTCCTGAAAGCAGATGAAGAAGGAAATGTAAAAGAAGTTTCGGAAAAAAGACAATATAAAGTATTCGAAAAAATATATTTAAGTCTTCAGGAAGATGAAATACAATTGTCAAATGTTTTATTTCAAAATATTTACAATAATATTATTGATTTTTATAATCAGAATGAGACCTTTAGTTTAGATAAATATTTGATGCGTCTTGAACCTGAATTTGCTCAGGAAGTAACCAATATTTTAATGGAAGACGAAAGATTGACCATTCATAATTGGGAAGGGCAGAATATTTTTCCGAAACAAAAAAGTGAAACTATTGAGCAGAATGTTTCTGAGACCATATTTGCTTTGCGATGGTATTTGGTGTCGGCAATTATTTCGGAATTAAAGAATTCTCTTTTAACCAACCCGCAAGAAGACAATTCAGAAACTTTGAGTATGGTTATGGATTATTCTAAATTACTGAATAATTTTTCTAAAAAACTGGGTCGTGTAGTGGTGCCTTATCACTAAAAAAGAAAAACTCTATCAATCTGAAATCAGAATGATAGAGTTTTTATTGTTTTTCGACTGTCTAAAAATAGACTTTTGCCGATTAAAATTAAATAATTTCTAAAGTCTTAGCTTTATTTACTAAGTCAACTAAATTAGTAACGTTTAATTTAGTCAATAATCTTAGTTTGTAAGTACTGATCGTTTTTTCGTTCAGATTTAAGATTTTAGAGATTTCATTGTTTTTCTTTCCATCACTTAAGTAACGTAAAACTTCAATCTCACGATTAGAAAGTTTTCTGTACAGACGCTCGCTTTTGCTTTGTTTCGCGATAAGGGCCATGTTTTTGCGTACTGTTTCGTTGATGATGATTTTTCCTTCTTGTACTTTAATAATAGAATGTCCTAGAGTTTCTAGTTTTTCTGTTTTGTGTACATACCCGGAAACTCCTGCTTTAATTGCGTTTGGAGCGTACATTTGCTCAGCAAGATCACTGAAAATAACAATTTTTGTTTTTGGGAAATTTTTCAGAATCGATTTGATTTCGAAAATACTTGAAAGACCTTCAAGCTCTAAATCCAGGATTAGGATGTCGATTTCCTTCGTCTGAAGAATATCTCTAACCATTGAAAAATTGCCTACATTGGCAACAATTGAAATTTGATCGTGGTCTTTGAAATAAGACTTAACGCCAAAGTGCGTCACAGGATGATTGTCTGCTAGACATACTTTAATCATAATTTTTACCTTTTTTAGAATTGTTCATGTTTTTGGAACTGTAAAATTAATAAATAAATTCTGTAGTTTATAGCTGACAAATGTTAAAAAAATTATTTTAACGTTTTTGGTATAGTGCAGACCGGAATTGGGTCCATTTTATGCTTATTGCTGGTGTTTAATCTTTTATAAATTTCGAAGACAGTTTTTTCTCTTCCATCGAAGTCAGCTGCCGTCTTTCCTGACTCCGCGGCTAACATTGCCCATTCCAGTTCGTCATAACTTGCTCCTAATTGATCCTCATCAGTACGATTATCTCCAAATAAGCCATCTGTAGGTGCTGCTGTTAAAATTGATTGCGGAATTTCTAAAAATTCTCCCAAAGCATACACATCAGATTTCATTAAATCGGCAATTGGGCTTAAATCTACGCCGCCATCTCCATATTTTGTATAAAAGCCTACGCCAAAATCTTCTACTTTGTTTCCGGTTCCGGCAACCAGTAAACCATGAATTCCTGCTAAATAATATAGAGAAGTCATTCTTAGACGTGCTCTTGTGTTTGCTAATGCTAAATTTACTTTAACTTCGTCATCTGTCTTTGGAACAGCAGTTTTAAAGGATTCAAAAACTGCAGTCAAATCAGTTTGTACATCAGAAACGTTAGGGAAACGTTTTTTTAGCTGATCAATATGTTCTTTTGCTCTGTTTACCTGGCTTTCTGCCTGATGAATCGGCATTTCTACACATAAAACTTTCAGTCCTGTCTGTGCGCATAAAGTTGAGGTTACAGCAGAATCTACGCCACCTGAGATTCCAATTACAAAACCGTTTACTTTTGCATTAGCAGCATAATTTTTTAG is a window of Flavobacterium crocinum DNA encoding:
- the dnaG gene encoding DNA primase, with the translated sequence MISQKTIDTVFETARVEEVIGDFVNLKRAGSNFKGLSPFSDERSPSFMVSPAKGIWKDFSTGKGGNSVKFLMEHSQFTYPEAIRYLARKYNIEIEETEQTDAEKAMTDVRESMYLVSEFAAKYFHDVLLNSEEGKAIGYSYFKERGFTNETIKKFNLGYSPETWDALTKEALGKGYKLEFLESTGLTIPREDRPFDRFKGRVMFPIQSMSGRVLGFGGRILTNDKKAAKYLNSPESEIYHKSKVLYGIYHAKQSIAKQNNCYLVEGYTDVIQFNQAGIENVVASSGTALTPDQIRLINRLTRNITVLFDGDAAGLRAAIRGIDLILEEGMNVRVCSFPEGEDPDSFARKNSHEALVSYLENNSKDFIQFKASILMDEAKNDPIKKADLIRDMVSSISKIPDRIQREVYIQECARIMDISEQVLVSTLAQLIQKDLADANKKQKQEQKPFEVHRNQPPNAGTFSGGDPEDPRTGPPEGYDYPGDPGYYPQEQNQKIDILYGFERKVIEVLLLYGSVVEDFEDVFLKADEEGNVKEVSEKRQYKVFEKIYLSLQEDEIQLSNVLFQNIYNNIIDFYNQNETFSLDKYLMRLEPEFAQEVTNILMEDERLTIHNWEGQNIFPKQKSETIEQNVSETIFALRWYLVSAIISELKNSLLTNPQEDNSETLSMVMDYSKLLNNFSKKLGRVVVPYH
- a CDS encoding response regulator transcription factor yields the protein MIKVCLADNHPVTHFGVKSYFKDHDQISIVANVGNFSMVRDILQTKEIDILILDLELEGLSSIFEIKSILKNFPKTKIVIFSDLAEQMYAPNAIKAGVSGYVHKTEKLETLGHSIIKVQEGKIIINETVRKNMALIAKQSKSERLYRKLSNREIEVLRYLSDGKKNNEISKILNLNEKTISTYKLRLLTKLNVTNLVDLVNKAKTLEII
- the nadE gene encoding NAD(+) synthase is translated as MAKKSTIQTEKVNTHIVEWLKNYAANAKVNGFVIGISGGVDSAVTSTLCAQTGLKVLCVEMPIHQAESQVNRAKEHIDQLKKRFPNVSDVQTDLTAVFESFKTAVPKTDDEVKVNLALANTRARLRMTSLYYLAGIHGLLVAGTGNKVEDFGVGFYTKYGDGGVDLSPIADLMKSDVYALGEFLEIPQSILTAAPTDGLFGDNRTDEDQLGASYDELEWAMLAAESGKTAADFDGREKTVFEIYKRLNTSNKHKMDPIPVCTIPKTLK